In the genome of Methanobacterium sp., the window GAAGAAAGACCTGACTTTGTTATCCATTCTGGTGATCTTTTTGAAACCTCAAGACCTCCAACAAAAGCACTTCTAACAGCCCAGGAAAGTTTTTTAAAATTCAAGGAAGAGAAAATCCCTGTTTATGCAATTGCAGGTAACCATGATATTGTAATGAGAAAGAATGCTCTTCCCCCTCAGGTTTTATACAAAAAATTTGGTTTAAAATTAATTGGATCAAAAAATCCTTATTATAACCATGATGGTATTTTTATAGGAGGATCACCTTACAGATCCAAATACCATTCTAAATCTCTCTTAAAAAGTATTAAAGCCATTGAAAATGAATCTAAAAACTATAAAAACAGAATTTTAGTCTTACATCAAGCTATAGATAAATATTTACCCTTTGAATATGAAATGAAGATAGGTGACCTACCAGATTCATTTAATTATTATGCTTTAGGCCACCTTCATGCCAGAATATTAGAAGATTTTGGAGAAGGTAAATTAGCTTATCCCGGATGCCCTGAAATCTGGAGAATGGATGAACTTGGAAACTACAAGAAAAGGGGCAAGGGATTTAACCTTGTTGACATGGAAGAAGATATTCCTGCAGTTGAAGAGGTTAACGTCAAAATATCACGTAAAATTCTTCAAAGAAGGATTCAATATTCTAATTTTGATGATGAAATCAAACAATTAAGAGAGTTAATCCTTAAAATAGATAAAAAGCCTATTGTAGAATTAATAATTGAAGGAAAATCCTATAATCGATCTTTAGTACATGAAAATTTAAATAAACTCTTTAGAGATATTACTTTACAGATACGTCCAAAATATAAGTCTGAAACGGCCTTTGAACCTTCAATTATTGAAACAGAAACATTAAATATCCAGGATCTAATGATAGAAATGTTAAATGAATACGACAAAGAAGTCTCTGATTTTGCTGTTGCTTTATTTGAAAGACTTTCATCAGGTCATAATGAGGAAGCGGCAGTGATAACCAGGAAATTCTATGAGGAATTCCAGTGATTATTAAAACAGTTGTGCTTGAAAATTTTAAATCTCATTTAAATACAGGAATTGATTTTAATACAGGAATTTCTATAATTATGGGAGATAATGGAGCAGGAAAATCCAGTATTCTTGAATCAATTAGTTTTGCGCTTTTTAAAGAATATGCCAGTAAAAAAATGGATAAACTCATAAATAATGAAAAAAATCAGATGAAGGTCACTATAGAATTCATTGCTAATGGCAGGACATACAAAGTCGTTCGAAAAAGAAAAAGAAATTCCAGTCCAGAATCTATGCTTTATGTTGAAGATAATGGTCGATTTTCAGTAATAGAAAAAGGAGATTCAGCAGTAAGTAATGAAGTTGAAAAAATTATTGATCTGGATAAAAATCTATTTTTAAATGCTGTATATGTAAGACAGGGTGAAATTGCTAATCTGGTTACCAAAAATCCTGCAGAAAAAAAAGAGATGATGGGAAGACTTTTAGGTGTTCAAAACCTTGAAAATTCCTGGAAAAACATGAAATTTGTAATTGATGATTATAGAAAGCAGGAAATTCGAATTAATGGCAAACTCGAAAATTTAGGAAATGCTGAAGAAGATTTAAAGAAAAAAGAAAATAAAATGGATGAATTAACTTCAAGAATTTTGGATATGGAATCAAAATTAGGTAAAACCGAAGAAAAACTGGGTAAATTAAAAACAGTTAAAGAATTTTTTGATAAAAAGGAATTAATGTTCAATAAAGTAAAGCAGGATATTGAACATGGGGACCTAACACTCAATAGACTTAAGAAACTTGAAGAAAAGCTGTCTAACCAACTTATCGATATAGAAAAAAAAGAGGCACAAATAGAAAAAATAAAACCTGAAATAGGTAAAATCAGTGTCTTAGAAAACCTTAAGGATAAAATTTTAAATTTAAGGGAATTAGAAAATGAAAAGGTACATATAGAAAAATCTCTTAAAAAAATTGAATTTTTTAAAAATATTATAGCTCAAAATAAAGATTTTTATGATAATTTTATAGCTTTAGAACTTCAAATAAATGAATTAAGTAATTCAAGGAAAGAATTTGAGGGTAGTGACGTATTAAAAAATAGGATTGAACGTGATATCAAAGATATTTCTGTAAAGATAGAAGAATTAGAAAATACCATTTATAGCAAGCTTAAAGTATATGGAGAACTTCTTGAAGAAGAAATAGATTCCATAGATGAACTGGAATCATATCTGCAAACAAAAAAAGTAGACATTGAAACTAACCTTAAACAGAATTTGAATCAAATTAATGAATTTAATTCAAAAATTTCAGATCTTAAAGGGCAGAATAAAGAAATAAATAAAGCAATTGAGGAATTAGAAAACGCTGAAGATACATGTCCTGTATGTGAATCTGACCTGGATGAAAATAGAAGGGAAGAGTTACTGAATAAATACAAAATACAGATTGAGGATAATAACAACGAAATATCTTCTTATAATGAGAATTTAAAGATATGGAAGTCTGAAAGAGAATTTTTAGAGAAAAGGAAGATTGAAGTTGATAAAATTAATATTGACATTCTTAAAAAGGATTCAAGAGATCTAAAAAGGAATAAAATCGAAATTGATGAAAGGAAGCTTCAATTAATTGAAGTAGAAAAATCAGTTGAAAGTTTAATGGACATTGATTTGAAATTGAATGAAAAAATTGCTTTAAAAGAAGAATTAAAGGATAAGTATCAAAAATATCTTGGAGCTCAAAATTCCTTAAATGCAATGGAAAACCCTGAAGAGCTTTTAGAATCTTTTAATCAAATTGAAGATAAGATTGGGGCTTTAAAATCTGAAATTAATAAACTTTGCATGGAAATCAATGTTAAAGAGGATCAGGTAAAGACCGAACTTGATGATCTACGAGAAATTAAGGAAACACTGGATAGATTAAGTGGTGAGGTGAAGGCTAAAGAGAGTATTTTAAAGAATTTAAATGATACTGAAGTTGAAATAGTAACTGTTTCCAGGGAAATAGAAAATCAAAAAGAGGAAATTATTCAAATAGGCTATGAAAGCAAAAAGCACAAACAGGCTGGGGATGACCTGAATAAATGCCAGAATGAATTAGAGAATATGCAAAAAGAGATTGGTAGTCTCAAAGGTCAATTAAAGACTACTGGTGAGAGAATAGGTGAGCTTAAAAAAGAAATTAAGATTTATCTAAATGATAAGAAAGAGTTAGAGAAAATTGGTAGATTTATTGAACTATTAAATGAAATAAGAAAATTATACGGAAAGGATGGACTTCAAAAGGATCTTAGAAATAAATCAAGACCATTAATAGAAAGGAACACCCTCGATTTCTTTAACAAGTTTAATTTTGAGTATTCAGATATGAAACTGGATGAAAATTACGATGCGACTTTATTTGGCCCTTCTGGTGAAAATACACTGGATATGATTAGCGGTGGAGAAATTATAGCAGTTGCAATTGCTTTAAGACTTGGAATTGCTAAAACCCTGGTTAAAGGTAACTTAGAATTGATGATACTTGACGAACCTACAGTTCATCTTGACTCTTACCGCAGACATGAATTAATAGATGTGATTAAAAAGCTTTCAGTCATACCTCAAATGATAATTGTTACTCATGATGCAGGTTTAGAAGAAGCTGCCCATAATATTCTAAGAATTAAAAAAGAAAATGGCATATCTGCAATAGAAGACTGAGATATTTTATTTTTTTTAGTTAAGAACTTATTTTTCTATACTTTTCATAAAAATTTTTCTAAATTTTGGATTTTTTATCATGGATTATGCCTCTGCTAAATTAAAATGAGTTTGTATAATCGGTAAATTAATGTCATTCATAGCTTCAGCTAAAAGAGGTTTTTCTACTTCTTTTTGCCTTACAGGTACTATAAATGAAGCTTTAACTTTAATTGAATCTTCAGTTACCTGAATATTCATATCCCACTTAATGAGATTTTTCAATGAAAATTTACTTACATTTAGAAATTTAGATGCATCTAATATTTCTAAAGCAACAGGCACATAATTTTTATCAAAATCTACAATTATATTGCCTTCTATTTCAAGAGATTCCTTATATTCATAATCATCTATCACATGAAGATACAAAACATCATTTTGTACGTCGTAATCTTTATCCATTTTAAATGAATCTTTTTTATTCATTATTTACGCACCCTTACTTTTTCATTTTGTTCATATGTGGTTACTACTCTTATAACTTTTTCGGGAGAATTAACAATTGCAATCACAATAATTAAATCATACCCATCTTTTGCTGGATGAACATAATACATCCTAAATTTATTTAAATCTTGTTTTAATATCCCCTGGGGTTTCTGATTAATCAATGAATCAATAATCCAGCTTTCAGCTAACTCCCGATCATACATCTTTTCAAGTGCATGATATGTGAAAATAATCTGCTTTTTTGAAGTAGCAGCTAAAGTTGGCGGTACATTTTCTAAATCAATATCATTCATCACTTGTTATTGGAATGTAAGTAATATAAAGATACCTATTTATTATGTGTAATGTGTGTATTAAATTTTTTGAAAAATAGAAAAAAATGAAAATTCAACTTTTTTCTGTCTTTTTACTTCTTCCTGCAATCGATACAAAAACACCTGCAAAACAGAGCACTGTAAATACTCCAAATGTTATCTGTATACTTAAAACCAACGCAGGATAATTTTCAGGTGCTATAACCACTCTTCCAATAAAAAGTGAAAATATCAGTATGGCTATACCCATGCTCAATGTCTGTCCAATTAGCCTCATGGTGCTTACTGTTGCAGATGCTATTCCTGTAAATCCTCTCTCAACTGATCCCATTATGGCATTGGTGTTTGGAGACGAAAAGAGCCCAAAGCCAGCTCCCAGA includes:
- a CDS encoding DNA repair exonuclease codes for the protein MRFAHIADTHLGYRQYGLFEREIDFYHHYNRLIDKIIEERPDFVIHSGDLFETSRPPTKALLTAQESFLKFKEEKIPVYAIAGNHDIVMRKNALPPQVLYKKFGLKLIGSKNPYYNHDGIFIGGSPYRSKYHSKSLLKSIKAIENESKNYKNRILVLHQAIDKYLPFEYEMKIGDLPDSFNYYALGHLHARILEDFGEGKLAYPGCPEIWRMDELGNYKKRGKGFNLVDMEEDIPAVEEVNVKISRKILQRRIQYSNFDDEIKQLRELILKIDKKPIVELIIEGKSYNRSLVHENLNKLFRDITLQIRPKYKSETAFEPSIIETETLNIQDLMIEMLNEYDKEVSDFAVALFERLSSGHNEEAAVITRKFYEEFQ
- a CDS encoding AAA family ATPase, which encodes MIIKTVVLENFKSHLNTGIDFNTGISIIMGDNGAGKSSILESISFALFKEYASKKMDKLINNEKNQMKVTIEFIANGRTYKVVRKRKRNSSPESMLYVEDNGRFSVIEKGDSAVSNEVEKIIDLDKNLFLNAVYVRQGEIANLVTKNPAEKKEMMGRLLGVQNLENSWKNMKFVIDDYRKQEIRINGKLENLGNAEEDLKKKENKMDELTSRILDMESKLGKTEEKLGKLKTVKEFFDKKELMFNKVKQDIEHGDLTLNRLKKLEEKLSNQLIDIEKKEAQIEKIKPEIGKISVLENLKDKILNLRELENEKVHIEKSLKKIEFFKNIIAQNKDFYDNFIALELQINELSNSRKEFEGSDVLKNRIERDIKDISVKIEELENTIYSKLKVYGELLEEEIDSIDELESYLQTKKVDIETNLKQNLNQINEFNSKISDLKGQNKEINKAIEELENAEDTCPVCESDLDENRREELLNKYKIQIEDNNNEISSYNENLKIWKSEREFLEKRKIEVDKINIDILKKDSRDLKRNKIEIDERKLQLIEVEKSVESLMDIDLKLNEKIALKEELKDKYQKYLGAQNSLNAMENPEELLESFNQIEDKIGALKSEINKLCMEINVKEDQVKTELDDLREIKETLDRLSGEVKAKESILKNLNDTEVEIVTVSREIENQKEEIIQIGYESKKHKQAGDDLNKCQNELENMQKEIGSLKGQLKTTGERIGELKKEIKIYLNDKKELEKIGRFIELLNEIRKLYGKDGLQKDLRNKSRPLIERNTLDFFNKFNFEYSDMKLDENYDATLFGPSGENTLDMISGGEIIAVAIALRLGIAKTLVKGNLELMILDEPTVHLDSYRRHELIDVIKKLSVIPQMIIVTHDAGLEEAAHNILRIKKENGISAIED
- a CDS encoding DUF2283 domain-containing protein; this encodes MNKKDSFKMDKDYDVQNDVLYLHVIDDYEYKESLEIEGNIIVDFDKNYVPVALEILDASKFLNVSKFSLKNLIKWDMNIQVTEDSIKVKASFIVPVRQKEVEKPLLAEAMNDINLPIIQTHFNLAEA
- a CDS encoding DUF4258 domain-containing protein gives rise to the protein MNDIDLENVPPTLAATSKKQIIFTYHALEKMYDRELAESWIIDSLINQKPQGILKQDLNKFRMYYVHPAKDGYDLIIVIAIVNSPEKVIRVVTTYEQNEKVRVRK